One Nocardia sp. BMG111209 DNA segment encodes these proteins:
- a CDS encoding OB-fold nucleic acid binding domain-containing protein, producing the protein MPFTGGRNADSDSAGQTRSGAGLKAGPDSGYFRRLGRRLTADLGELDADELVEQADRETGACRAAECRRGEEVTMVGRLRSVQSCPQSVAAPLEAEFFDGTDAITLVWIGRRRIPGIEPGRRILVRGRIGERDGAKVMFNPYYELRGNS; encoded by the coding sequence ATGCCGTTCACGGGCGGAAGAAACGCGGACTCCGATTCCGCGGGGCAGACGCGTTCCGGCGCCGGGCTCAAAGCCGGGCCGGACAGCGGGTATTTCCGTCGTCTCGGCCGGCGGCTCACGGCCGATCTGGGCGAACTCGACGCCGACGAGCTGGTCGAACAGGCCGACCGGGAGACCGGGGCGTGCCGCGCCGCGGAGTGCCGGCGCGGCGAGGAGGTCACCATGGTGGGCCGGCTGCGCAGCGTGCAGTCCTGTCCGCAATCGGTCGCCGCTCCGCTGGAGGCGGAATTCTTCGACGGGACCGACGCGATCACCCTGGTGTGGATCGGTCGTCGCCGCATCCCCGGAATCGAGCCGGGCCGACGTATCCTGGTCCGCGGCCGCATCGGGGAACGCGATGGCGCCAAGGTGATGTTCAACCCCTACTACGAACTACGCGGGAATTCCTGA